The Sulfitobacter pacificus genomic sequence AACGCGAAGGCTTTGGAATGAGGTTCTTGGCCCTTTCCAGAGCCGGCTTGCGCGACCGTGCCCATCGAGCTCATGGATAGACAGAGTGCAAGAATATATGTGGCTGTATTCATGATCTACTCCGCAACGCTTTGTTTATTTGTACTTGAATGCGCCAAACTGCTCGTCGTGGTGGAGGGGCCATGGGATATACCCAAGGCCCCTCCGGTCTGAGTTATTTCATTTGAGTGACGGTCAGCTTTCCCTTCACACGCTCGGCGACGAACTCGATGTCCTGACCTTCAGACATGTTAGCAATCGTTGCCTCATCAGCGCGGAAAACCATGGTCATGGCAGGCATGTCCAGGTTGACCAACGGGCCGTGAATGATGGTCACCTTCCCAACCTTCGCATCGATCTTCTTGATTTTGCCGGTGGTGTACTCGACATCCGCCTGTGCCATCTTTTCGCCGACCGTGATAGGACCGTGCATGCCGGATTCGTAGTGACCTGGGATCAGGCAAGCGAACTCAAAAGTGCCTTCATTTGCGAATTTCCAGATCACTTCGCCGGTCCCGCCTTCATCCAGGCGGACAGAATTTGGGTCGTCGTGCTCCATATCCATCTTGGCCATGGCTTCCTTGTGTTCTGCGTTGCCCTCGACGGTGTCGACGACGAACTCATGCTCAAGTTCGCCCTTGTTCATGACATTGAAACGGATGGTCTCGCCCTTCACAATTTCGAGCGATGCCGGTTCAAAAATCATGTCGCCGTCATCAGTTTCACGCATGGTGACGTCGATGGTGCGATCCACCTTTGCGGCATCTCCTGGCATGCCGATCATCATTTCCGAATGCTTGTCCGCGTGATCGTCGTCGTGGCCGCCATCATGCGTGCCAGCCGCGAATGCCGGTGCAGCCAAGGCGAAAGCGATAGTCGTCGTCAATAGTAGGTTTTTCATCGGTATTGTCCTGTAAGGTTAGTTGAAGGATTGATCGAAGGGCCAGTCAGCCTGTCGAGGTTGGTTTTGGTGTGAGGATAGTCTTGGGGCTGTTGTTGGACGCGAATTCGGGCAATTCGCCTGTCCATTCATACGCCTGCTCGCCCGGCGGGTTTTCGTACCAGCCGGGATCGGAGTAATCGTCCGCATCGATGCCGTCCCGCACCTTTACGACCGAAAACATGCCACCCATTTCGATTGGCCCATGTGGGCCCCATCCTGTCATCATCGGGATGGTATTGTCG encodes the following:
- a CDS encoding copper-binding protein yields the protein MKNLLLTTTIAFALAAPAFAAGTHDGGHDDDHADKHSEMMIGMPGDAAKVDRTIDVTMRETDDGDMIFEPASLEIVKGETIRFNVMNKGELEHEFVVDTVEGNAEHKEAMAKMDMEHDDPNSVRLDEGGTGEVIWKFANEGTFEFACLIPGHYESGMHGPITVGEKMAQADVEYTTGKIKKIDAKVGKVTIIHGPLVNLDMPAMTMVFRADEATIANMSEGQDIEFVAERVKGKLTVTQMK